The Marivirga tractuosa DSM 4126 genome contains the following window.
ATCTATATTAAATCTTAATATTACTTTAGTTTCAACTTTATTAACATGTTGACCTCCCGAACCACCGCTGCGTGCTGTAGTTAGCTCTATTTCTTTTTTGATTTTACTAAGTTGGAATTTTTGTTTCTTCATACTTTATATATCGAAGCAATCTTAGGATTTGTTTTTCTTGATTAAAATTTAATTCAGTAATAATTACAAGTTATTTTATTAAAAAATTTGTAATTTGTATAAAACCTTCAGCTATCATTTAAAAAACTTTACGTTAATCGAACCAAAAGCATGTTTGATCATATGATTTCTAATAGATTATAAAATTACACTAATTTGCTGTGTGTTTTATTAATGTTAGGAATACTACTTTTTAATAGATGATAATGGAGGGGATAATTAATTTCTTTTTAACGGAAGACAGGAAGAAGAGCAGGGTTAATTTAAGAAAGACGAGATTACTAATAAGAGCTTCACTTTTAACAAGTTTGTTTTCTGGTACCTATTTTACCTTAAGTTTAATCTTTGATTTTGAAATTGGAGTTAAGCTGATGGCATTTAATGTTATTGGATTTTTATTGTTACCCTTTTTGCTAAAAACAAAACTTTCAATCAACTGGATAGGTAACTTGTATGTATTTGTGGGCGGTATTGCTGTTATGATCCTAGCATATGCCTCAGGAGGGATTTTTTCAGCAATTTATCCTTGGATTATTTCTATACCCATTTTAGCACTTTTGGTAGTGAATCGAAAAAGTGCAATTGTCTGGGGCGCGGTCAGTTTTTTGGTAATGGTAGTGATGGGAATAGCTGCGATTTCTGGTTATGATTTTCCAAATCAGTTAAAAATTGCAGATGATGCATTATGGATTACTTTTGTTCAGCCAGGTTTATTATTGATTATCTTTCTAGTAGCCTATATTTTTCAATCTACCCAAACAGCTGCACTAGGAAAATTAGCCAATCAAAACAGTTTATTGATTGAGCAAAAAAATATTATTGCCTCTCAAAAGGAAGAATTAGCCACCTTGATAGATGATAAAAATTATGTTATTAGAATTTTAGCTCATGATGTGAGAAGCCCGTTAAAAAATATTCAAGGGTTAGTTAAACTTTTGGAGCAAGAAACAAAGGAAGAACGAAGGTCAGAATTAAGGGAATTGTTATTACAAACTTCAACCAATGCTGAAAATTTGGTGAATAGGGTGTTAGAATTGGATAGATCTGAACATGAAAACTCAAAAAGCAATAGTTCGAAAATTGATGTTAAAGAACTACTTCTAGAACTAGTTCGAAACATGCAAGAATTGGCTAGCAGTAAACAAATTAGTATAACTTTTACTAATGAAACAAGTAGATATCATATAGAAGCAGACCCAACGTATATTCATTTGATTTTTGAAAACCTGCTGTCAAATGCTATTAAATTTTCACAGGAAGGCAAAAATATTGAGGTAAATATTTCGAATTGGGAAAATCAGCTTTTAGTAGCTGTAATTGATGAAGGACCAGGAATTGACCCTTCGGAAGAAGGTCAACTATTTAAAAAGTTTTCAAAACTAAGTCCACGGCCTACAGCCGGGGAAAGCTCAACGGGTCTGGGTTTATCTTTAGTGAAAAGATATACTGAATTAAGTAATGGAAAGGTTTGGCACGAAATAAATCCTGAAAGACAAGGCGCCATTTTTAAAGTTGAGTTTCCTTTAGTGGATTAGAAACCAACATTAATTAGTGATAGAGATAAATCTAGATCTAAGATACTTGATATTAGAATAGATTAAGCCTTTTTTACAAATTCAGATTTTAAAGCCATTGCACCAAAACCTGGGACTTTACAATCAATGTTATGATCTCCTTCAACTAATCGAATACTTTTCACTTTAGTGCCAGCTTTAATAGGTTTTGGAGCACCTTTTACGGGCAAATCTTTAATGATTACCACACTATCACCATCCACTAATGGGTTTCCATTGACATCTTTTATTTGTAGAACTTCATCATGGGTAGATTCAGTTTCAACTTCTGCTGGATTCCATTCATGGCCACATTCAGGGCACATCATTAAAGTGTCTGTAGGATAAGCATAAGGCGAATTGCAATTTGGGCAGTTACTTGACATATCAGATTTCTATAGGGAATGTAAAGTTAAGTTGTTTATTTTAATAAAAGAGTTTTTAAAAAAGAATATGCTAATTCACTCAATTAGTATAAATTCAAATTTCAAAAATCAATAATCTTTTAAATAGCAATAACATGAAAGAAGCAGAGGCACTCAATTCGGTATCGAAATTCCATAAAACTTTTAATCATCCCATCTTAGCAGAACCACAAATACCGCCTAAAGACCGAGCTGAATTACGTTTGAATTTGTTAAAAGAGGAATTAGAAGAATTACAGGAAGCCGTTGAAAATCAAGATTTAATAGAAGCTGCGGATGCTTTATGTGATTTGCAATATGTTTTGGCTGGTGCCATTTTAGAATTTGGAATGGGAGAGAAGTTTGCAGCATTATTTTCAGAGGTTCAACGCTCCAACATGAGTAAAGTCTGCCGATCGGAAGAAGAGGCCCAAGCCACTATAAATCATTACGCATCCCAAAATCAAGATGCCTATTTTGAAAAGAAAGACGATTTTTATTTAGTATATCGTAAAGCGGATAACAAAACCCTAAAGTCTATTAATTATTCAGAGGTTGATTTGGAGAGGATTTTGAGGAGTAAAGTGTGACGGAAGAAGGATATTGGATGATAGTTTAATTTTAAATCTATCTGCTCAGACCAGCATTCATCAATAAATCAGTCCAGTTCTATTAAAACAAGCTATAGCTTTTCTGTGTTATGATGTTAAAAAGTATAGCTATGACAAAAGAAGAAGCGATAAAAGCTATTAAAAATATACCAATTGGAGCTAAGATTCAGGTGATTCAGAAATCCGGAAATATAATGGATGTCAGATTATCCAGTCATGAAGTGAATAAAACGGAAGAAAAGCGGTATGAAACGGTTACCGTTCCCGAATTGCCACCTGCTTTATTGGTTCATGGTCATATTAGGCAAGGAAATTACAGAATCGAGCTAGAAGATATTGTTAGAATTGCTTGGGTGGAAGAGTGAGTTGGATTTCTTATTATTAATTCCCTAATCATTAATTAATAATTAGGGAATTAATAATTGATTATTGTCTGAACTTGGCTTTTCAATTTCGCTGTTTTAAACGCTCGATTAGGTCAGCACCCAAGGTCAGACCGGTTATTTATTTACAAAACATGCTTCTATCTTTTCTGATTTAACAAAGCATATCTACTAATTACTTCTTGATTGCATGCGTCTTTATTGCTAAGCTAGTTCCAGTCTGACATTAGAAGACTGACCTATACATTTCGTAAAGTCAGATGACCTAATTGCAGTCTCTTTGCGCTCTTTGCGATATTCATAGTACATCTTAGTGGTTAAAAGAAAACAGGCTTAAGCTGTTCTATTTAAGTGCTTTAGCTTCTTCCACCAAGAGTTCATTATCATCTTCCACACCAGCTTTAATGAAAGCATCAATCGCTTCATTTCTTTCCAATCCTTTTTCCAGCAGCACCCCCAATGCAATAGTCACCCCAATTCTAGTCCCTACTTTCTTTTTGGCTGTACCAAATAGTGGTTCTAAATCATCATAAGCTATATCCTCTGCTAATTTAGCTATATCGGCTCTTGCTGATTCCAATTTAACCCCTGATAGATTGGTATACTTCTTACTGATTTTCTGAATCTCATTAATCGGACTTCTGCCTTGCCCTTGTTGTTTCTGTTGCTGAGGTTGAGCTTGCTTTTGGTCTTTGGTTTGTGCCTTTGCCCAAGAGTCCTTCAATCCTACCGTTTTGTTGAAAATTAAATGGTCAGAAGAAGCATCTTTATCCAGCGTAAAATAGCCTACTCGCTGGAACTGGAATTTATCTTCCAACTTAGCTTCCTGTAAGAAAGGTTCTAAATAGGCCTCTTTTGTAATTTTGAGAGATTCTGGGTTCAAGAATTCCATAAAACTCTTTTCTCCATGAGCATCAGGTGCTTCATCCAAAAACAGACGGTCATATTCCCTTACTTCTGCTTTAACAGCGTGTTGAATAGAAACCCAATGCAAAGTCCCTTTCACTTTTCGCATACTGGCCTCTGTGCCGCTTCCTGAACGAGAATCTAAATCGGCAGTACAGTGAATTTCTGCAATATTTCCATTTCCATCTTTTACTACAGAATTTGCTTTAATGATATAAGCATTTTTTAATCGAACTTCTTTACCTATCGTCAGTCTGAAATATTTACTCCCTGCCGCTTCTTTAAAATCTTCTTTTTCAATATATAGTTCTCTTGAGAATGGTACTTCATGACTTCCAGAATTCTCCATTTCCGGATTATTCTCAGCCTCTAGCATTTCTGTTTTCCCTTCAGGATAATTAGTAATAATCAATTTAACAGGATCAATCACCGCCATTGCTCGTGTAGCTCTTTTATTCAAATCTTCTCGAATCGCATATTCCAATAGGGAAACATCCGTAACGCTATCTCTTTTGGAAATTCCTGACAGCTCACTGAATTTGCGAATTGACTCTGGTGTATAACCTCGTCTCCTTAAGCCGGAAATAGTAGGCATTCTAGGGTCATCCCATCCTGCAACCGTCTTACTTTGCACCAATTCCAATAGTTTACGCTTACTCATCACAGTATAGCTCAAATTACGTCTGGCGAATTCTCTCTGCTTTGGTCTGATTTTAGTTTCATCATAAATCTGATCTAAAAACCAATCATACAACTCTC
Protein-coding sequences here:
- a CDS encoding sensor histidine kinase — encoded protein: MEGIINFFLTEDRKKSRVNLRKTRLLIRASLLTSLFSGTYFTLSLIFDFEIGVKLMAFNVIGFLLLPFLLKTKLSINWIGNLYVFVGGIAVMILAYASGGIFSAIYPWIISIPILALLVVNRKSAIVWGAVSFLVMVVMGIAAISGYDFPNQLKIADDALWITFVQPGLLLIIFLVAYIFQSTQTAALGKLANQNSLLIEQKNIIASQKEELATLIDDKNYVIRILAHDVRSPLKNIQGLVKLLEQETKEERRSELRELLLQTSTNAENLVNRVLELDRSEHENSKSNSSKIDVKELLLELVRNMQELASSKQISITFTNETSRYHIEADPTYIHLIFENLLSNAIKFSQEGKNIEVNISNWENQLLVAVIDEGPGIDPSEEGQLFKKFSKLSPRPTAGESSTGLGLSLVKRYTELSNGKVWHEINPERQGAIFKVEFPLVD
- a CDS encoding zinc ribbon domain-containing protein YjdM; this translates as MSSNCPNCNSPYAYPTDTLMMCPECGHEWNPAEVETESTHDEVLQIKDVNGNPLVDGDSVVIIKDLPVKGAPKPIKAGTKVKSIRLVEGDHNIDCKVPGFGAMALKSEFVKKA
- a CDS encoding pyrophosphohydrolase domain-containing protein; the protein is MKEAEALNSVSKFHKTFNHPILAEPQIPPKDRAELRLNLLKEELEELQEAVENQDLIEAADALCDLQYVLAGAILEFGMGEKFAALFSEVQRSNMSKVCRSEEEAQATINHYASQNQDAYFEKKDDFYLVYRKADNKTLKSINYSEVDLERILRSKV
- a CDS encoding glutamine--tRNA ligase/YqeY domain fusion protein — encoded protein: MKDRTESLNFLEHIIAEDLKSGLPKDSLRFRFPPEPNGYLHIGHAASICLNFGLGEDHQAPVNLRFDDTNPIKEEQEFVDSIKHNIEWLGFKWAQECYTSDYFQQLYDWAVELIKKGKAYVDGQSPELIAEQKGTPTSPGKPSPHRDRPIEENLEIFEQMKNGEFPAGSYVLRAKIDMASPNMLMRDPLMYRILNKAHHRTGNDWCIYPMYDWAHGQSDYIEQVSHSLCTLEFKSHRELYDWFLDQIYDETKIRPKQREFARRNLSYTVMSKRKLLELVQSKTVAGWDDPRMPTISGLRRRGYTPESIRKFSELSGISKRDSVTDVSLLEYAIREDLNKRATRAMAVIDPVKLIITNYPEGKTEMLEAENNPEMENSGSHEVPFSRELYIEKEDFKEAAGSKYFRLTIGKEVRLKNAYIIKANSVVKDGNGNIAEIHCTADLDSRSGSGTEASMRKVKGTLHWVSIQHAVKAEVREYDRLFLDEAPDAHGEKSFMEFLNPESLKITKEAYLEPFLQEAKLEDKFQFQRVGYFTLDKDASSDHLIFNKTVGLKDSWAKAQTKDQKQAQPQQQKQQGQGRSPINEIQKISKKYTNLSGVKLESARADIAKLAEDIAYDDLEPLFGTAKKKVGTRIGVTIALGVLLEKGLERNEAIDAFIKAGVEDDNELLVEEAKALK